Proteins encoded in a region of the Buteo buteo chromosome 11, bButBut1.hap1.1, whole genome shotgun sequence genome:
- the S100A10 gene encoding protein S100-A10 isoform X1, producing MLVPQPPTMPSQMEHAMETLMFTFHKYAGDKNHLSKEDLRMLMEKEFPGFLENQRDPMALDKIMKDLDQCRDGKVGFQGFFSLVAGLTIACNDYFVLHMKQKGRK from the exons ATGTTGG tcCCGCAGCCCCCCACCATGCCATCCCAGATGGAGCACGCCATGGAGACCCTCATGTTCACCTTCCACAAGTACGCAGGGGACAAGAACCACCTCAGCAAGGAGGACCTGCGGATGCTGATGGAGAAGGAGTTCCCCGGTTTCTtggag AACCAGCGGGACCCGATGGCCCTGGACAAGATCATGAAGGACCTGGACCAGTGCCGGGATGGCAAGGTGGGCTTCCAGGGCTTCTTCTCGCTGGTGGCTGGCCTCACCATCGCCTGCAATGACTACTTCGTGCTGCACATGAAGCAGAAGGGCAGGAAGTGA
- the LOC142036298 gene encoding LOW QUALITY PROTEIN: acyl-coenzyme A thioesterase THEM4-like (The sequence of the model RefSeq protein was modified relative to this genomic sequence to represent the inferred CDS: substituted 1 base at 1 genomic stop codon): protein MRRQYWRLLAMAATGAWARLPSSCSAHEHLLGKSPIPTEVPATPGDTQLFLRAIEGAGVGFEHAMFLNAAECSLLCLFQPGPYLEGHSGLTHGGAIAAIINGTLGTCALAVAGKVMTANFSIDYLAXVPIPLGAVVLLDGRAERLEGRKVFLSCHIQSAEGDTLHARATWLFIRLDPTEHRTREEDGGR from the exons ATGCGGCGGCAGTACTGGCGCCTCCTCGCCATGGCTGCCACCGGGGCCTGGGCACggctcccctcctcctgcagcgCCCACGAACACCTCCTGGGAAAGT CTCCCATCCCCACAGAGGTGCCGGCGACGCCAGGGGACACGCAGCTCTTCCTCCGCGCCATCGAGGGTGCCGGCGTCGGCTTTGAGCACGCCATGTTTCTCAACGCCGCCGAGTGCAGCCTGCTCTGCCTCTTCCAGCCCGGCCCCTACCTGGAGGGACACTCCGG CCTGACCCACGGCGGCGCCATCGCCGCCATCATCAACGGCACGCTGGGGACCTGCGCCCTGGCAGTGGCCGGGAAGGTGATGACAGCCAACTTCAGCATCGACTACCTGGCATGAGT ccccatcccactgggcgcCGTGGTGCTGCTGGATGGCCGTGCCGAGCGGCTGGAGGGGCGCAAggttttcctctcctgccacATCCAGAGCGCCGAGGGGGACACGCTGCATGCCCGGGCCACCT GGCTCTTCATCAGGCTGGACCCCACTGAGCACCGGACGCGGGAGGAGGACGGTGGCCGGTAG
- the S100A10 gene encoding protein S100-A10 isoform X2 codes for MPSQMEHAMETLMFTFHKYAGDKNHLSKEDLRMLMEKEFPGFLENQRDPMALDKIMKDLDQCRDGKVGFQGFFSLVAGLTIACNDYFVLHMKQKGRK; via the exons ATGCCATCCCAGATGGAGCACGCCATGGAGACCCTCATGTTCACCTTCCACAAGTACGCAGGGGACAAGAACCACCTCAGCAAGGAGGACCTGCGGATGCTGATGGAGAAGGAGTTCCCCGGTTTCTtggag AACCAGCGGGACCCGATGGCCCTGGACAAGATCATGAAGGACCTGGACCAGTGCCGGGATGGCAAGGTGGGCTTCCAGGGCTTCTTCTCGCTGGTGGCTGGCCTCACCATCGCCTGCAATGACTACTTCGTGCTGCACATGAAGCAGAAGGGCAGGAAGTGA